GCAGAGGTTATTGGAAGATTATCATCCATAGCTTTAAGAGCAGGCGTTTCAACTGATGAAATAGTTGAGCAATTAAAAAAAGTTAAGGGAACATATTGTAAAGAATTGGCACAAGAAATAAGCAAAGCCCTCAACGATTTCAACCAATTATGGGAATCTCAAATAGAAGATTATGAAGTAATAAGAACGGGAACGCCGAAAACCAGGGAAGAAGTAGAAAAATTCGTATACGCCAACGACTTAAAATACGAAAAAGGATATTATATAGACTCAGAAGGCAACGCATACTGCCCAAGCTGCTTATCTAAAAATACCCTGATAAACGAATCAGGCTGTGTTACCTGCACCACTTGCGGATGGTCAAAGTGTTCTTAAAAATATATATATAACAAATATTCAAACCCGGTGGAAATGCTCACCGGGTTTTTATATCGTAAATACGACTTAGCTATAATAATTTTAATAACCTAGATTTTATTATCAGAAACTATTCTTTATCTACTTTTTTACTGCTAGAATAACTAATTACCTTTACATCTTCTACAGTAATTAATCCATCTTTAACTAATTCCTGGACCTCAGGTAATATTTTTTCAATCTTTTCAGCCTCATCTACCACTTCTATTATCAAAGGAAGATCTGAGGATAATTGTAAAATATGTGCACTTTCTATTCTACTATTTAAGCCGAAACCTTCTATGCCTCTAATGACAGTGGTACCAGCCATCCCAGCCTTTTTAAACTTCTTAACTAAAACGTGGTAAAGTGGCTCATGATTCCATTTATCTGTTTCACCGATATATATTTTTAAAATCTTGCCTTCTCCTGAATATTGCATGATTTTCTCCTTTCTATGGACTACCTAGCAATTTAAATAAATTTATTAAGAAAACGGAATTAGCTAATAGCCTTTGCTAGAATAATGCCTCCCATAACAGAAACAAGACCTAAGAGCAAATTCGAAAGGATATTCATTCCAGCAAAGAACCAATCTCGTTCTTCAATAAGAACAACTGTCTCATAACTAAAGGTTGAAAAAGTAGTCAGAGCACCGATAAATCCCGTAGTGATTGCCAATCTAAGGTAAGGATGAGTTAAACCTTTCTCTAGGAAAAAGGTCATTATAAATCCAAGAAGAAAAGATCCAAGAAGATTAACTATTAAAGTACCATAAGGCAAAACACCCTCAAGTTTCAAGCTTACCCACCTCGAAAGCAAAAATCGACTAATCGCTCCAAAAAATCCTCCTAACCCTACAAAGAAAATTTCTACCATATTTGGCTCCTTTCTTTTTCCAAAGATCTTTTAACATTATTATATATTATAATTATTCAAAAACAAAAAAAGTTATAATATTTACGGAGACCTTCAAAAAAGTGTTAAACGTCACGACCTTTTTATCTTAAGTATATGAATTGATTCTTAACAATCTCTCAAAGTTTTGTTTGACAATCTTAATTTTTTATGATAATATAAAATAACTTGCTTTCTTTAGCTTACCTTAGCTAATCATCCGCATACTATTGTAGTATTAGGGTATATCTTTACAAAAAAATAATAACCAAATCAAAAACAAATTTTTAGTGCTGTTTTTTTTGTTGTATAAACAATCACGAGGGGGGAACAAAATGAAAAAGGGTTTAATTTTAACTTTGATATTGTTGGTAGGCATGCTTTCACTATTTTCACAAGATTCAATGACTGAGGCTCCTGAAGAACAAATTACACAGATCCTGACCACGAACCCACTTGGATCATTATTTGGTTTCTACAACGTTTCATACGAAAGGCCACTTTCCTCAAGTGGTTCGATCCAGGTCAGCGCTCTTGTACAGTCCTTAGATATCATTATTGCACAAGTCAGCACTTTCGGCGGTGGTGTGGCATATCGCAACTACCTACATCAGACTGCACCAAGTGGTTTCTACGTTGCCCCAAGCGTTAGTGTGCTATATGGCTCAGCGATGGAAGATATCTACGACACAGAGGGTTCTGTGCGTTTTCTCCTCGTAGGTGGTGTTGCAGGTTACCAGTGGATAAGTATCGGAGGATTTGTGGTCGACATCTCTGCTGGTGTAAATGCGATTTTTGGTGCGCCAATACAACCAATCACATCTCCGGGGTTCGGTTTTGCCGTAGGATATGGATGGTGAGCTCCTTAAATTAATTTTTGATAACTGATCAACTTTTGATTGACATTAGTAAATAGTTCATCATCTTTATTAAATAAACTGGGGAGTTTAGAATCGAATTATTATACAAAGTTAACAGTGAATAAATAATTTAACTAAACTCTATACGAATTTATATTCGCATATTTGACCTAATAATAAAAAAAGAAATTAATATCAAAAAAGTCTGTCGACCTGCTATAAGATAAAAATACAATGTGGTCGACAGATGAGGAATGGAACGTAAGGGAAGGATATAGTTATATACGAAGGCAGAAAGTATATTGTTAAAAATATACAAGATAAGAGTAGATACTTCAAAACTTGTAAAGCTTTCCAACCCACTAAAAACTGAACTTCTTAGGCTTTATATCTTTCGAAAAGGGTTATATATAGTATGAGCGACAAGTTAGCTTTCATCTCTTCGATGAATTAGAGAGAACTTCCGTTGAATTTCTCAAATCAGCTGTTTTTGTTTAGGAAAATGTTAGGTAATTAAGCTGAGGTTGAATTAAGTCTTTCCATTATTTTATCATTCTAATTTTTAGCGGTGTATTTTTCACCTTAATTTACAATTCATTTTTTATACCCATACTTCGTAAAAGTAAACTAATTTTTTGTTATAAAAAACAAACAAAGTATGTTATAATATATTTATATTTTTTAAATTTAAGGTCTTTTAGTATTACGAATTTTTACAGAATAAGACTATTACCATTTGCTAGTAATTTCAAAGAGAGTAACAACAAAATTTTAAAGAAGGAGGGGAGGAGTGTATGAAGAATGTATTCATCGATCTAGAAAAGTGTATCGGTTGCCGGCATTGTGAGGTGGCGTGTGCCATTGAGCATTCTTCAGGGAAAGAGCTTTTCTCCATGTATTTCGAAGTTCCGCGCCCACAACCAAGAATAAGCGTCAAACTTGGAGTCGATTTAATGACCTTTCCCAACAAGTGTCAGCATTGTGATCCAGCACCGTGTATGGAGGTCTGTCCGGTCAATGCTATTTTCCGTGATGTTAAAACTGATACAGTTCAGGTTCAGGAAGAACGGTGCATATCCTGTGGTATGTGTGCTATGGTCTGCCCTTACGGAGCTATTCAGTACCAGGTACGACCCAATCTACCAAATGAGGTTGCCTACAAATGTGATAGTTGTATTTCTCGACTTGAAAATGGTAAAGAGCCTGCTTGTGTAGAAGCTTGTGTTACGAATGCACTGGTATTTGGCGAGTACAATGAAATTATCGCTGAAAAACAGAGGGGCATTTCTCTTAACTTAACGCGGGAAATTCAGGGATATAAAGAAGAGGAAATGCCTGAGAATATCAAAGCTTTCAGGGCGTTGCAGCGGAAGGTTGCCCAGCTTGGGCCTCTTCCTTCGTCACAAAATAAGATAAATGTGAATGAAAAAATTAAGGGGGCGAGCAAACGATGGATAAGTCATTAATTAAACTAAAGGTAGAGGAGCGTACAATAGACGAAAGTGCAAAACCTCTCCTTGAACGAACATTGGAAGAGGGTATTGAAACGGCTTGGGATCGGTTGGAAAAGCAACAGCCCCAGTGCGGTTTTGGTCAACTTGGGCTTTGCTGTAACCGTTGTTCAATGGGTCCCTGTCGTATTGATCCGTTTGAAAAGGATGGTCCCAAACGTGGGGTCTGTGGTGCTGATGCAGATCTTATTGTCGCTAGAAACCTATTAGATGACTTAGTAACTGGGGCTGCAGCCCACTCGGATCATGGACGTGAGGTTGTAGAAACTCTTCTGATGACCGCAGAAGGTAAGAGTCAGGGATATGAAATTCTCGACAAAGAAAAGCTCTACACCGTTGCAAAAGAGATTGGTATCACTACAGAGGGGAGAAACGACACTGATATTGCCAAGGATATTGCCCTGAGCTTTCTTGAAGAATATGGAACAATTAAAAACAGTATTGATCTAAGTAAGCGGGCACCGGAGCCCACGCAAGATAAATGGGCCAAAGCTGGGATCCTTCCAAGAAGCGTAGATCGGGAAATTGTTGAGGCAATGCACCGAATTCACATGGGTGTAGGTGCAGATTATGCAAATATTCTGCTTCATGGGCTTCGAGCATCACTCTCCGATGGCTGGGGTGGCTCAATGATGGCCACGGAAGTATCGGATATCCTTTTTGGCACACCTGAGATCAAGGAATCTTGGGTTAATCTAGGTACACTCAAGGAAGATATGGTAAATATTGTTCTTCATGGGCACAATCCAGTTCTCTCGGAGATGGTTGTCAAGGCTGTCAAGGAACAAGAGATGGTAGATCTAGCGAAACAAAAAGGAGCCAAAGGGATTAACCTCGTTGGAATGTGCTGCACGGGAAATGAGCTTTTGATGCGTCGAGGTATTCCTATTGCTGGGAATTTACTCAATCAAGAACTGGCCCTCGCTACTGGCGCTGTAGACGTGATGATAATTGATTATCAATGTATCTTCCCTTCTATCACTCAGGTAGCAAGTTGTTTCCACACTAAAATCGTTTCAACTAGCGAAAAATCAAAGGTTCCCGGGGCCGTTCATATGGAGTTCCATCCTGAGACAGCCTATGATACAGCAAAGAACATAGTAAAACTGGCGATTGAGACCTATGAACAACGGAATCCTGACCGAGTAAAAATTCCAGCCAAGCCTGTAAAGATGATGGCAGGGTTCTCAGTTGAGGCGATTAAAAAGGCACTTGGTGGTACCTTCCAGCCTCTCATCGATGCTATTGCCAACGGAAGTATCAAAGGGGCTGTTGGGATGGTCGGATGTAATAACCCAAAGATAAAACAAGATTATGGACATGTTACTCTTGGCAAGGAACTTATCAAGCGGAACATTTTGGTTGTCGAAACTGGTTGTGCCGCTATTGCATCCGGCAAAGCTGGACTCCTCCTCCCAGAAGCGGCTGATCTCGCTGGTGATGGACTGAAGAGTGTATGTCATGCTTTGGGAATTCCTCCAGTTCTGCACATGGGTTCCTGTGTTGATTGTTCCCGTATCCTCGTGCTTGCCGCCGAACTGGCGAAAGCTTTGAATGTTGGAATTGATCAGTTACCTCTTGCCGGAGCTGCACCTGAATGGTATTCACAGAAGGCCGTCTCGATTGCGTCCTACTTTGTAGCTTCCGGTGTGTATACTGTTCTGGGGCTACCCCCGAAAATCTTCGGCAGCAAGAATGTAATCGATCTACTTACTTCGGGTCTAAATGATGTTGTTGGTGCTACCTATGCTGTAGAACCGGGTCCTGTGGCTGCGGCAGATCTTATTGAGAAACATATCGATTCAAAGAGAAAGGACCTTGGGATATGAGTGCATCGAGTGAAGAAAGGCGTAAACAATTATTTGAAGTAGCAAATGAGTTGAAAAAAAAGAGTTTAGAAAAAAATCATGATTTTCGAGTTGTCATAACAGGTAAGGGTGGAGCAGGAAAAACTACACTTACGGCTGTTCTTTCACATCTTTTTGCCCAACATAAATATAATGTTCTTGCAGTAGATGAAGACCCTCAGCAAAATCTGGCATTTTCGCTTGGTTTTCCTATAGAAAAAGCGGACCAAATAGTGCCGGTGTCAAAAAATTTGGATTATATCGAGGAAAAGACAGGCGCCCGTCCGGGGGAGGGATGGGGAGTAATGCTCAACCTGAATCCTGATGTTTCGGATGTTGTTAAGCGTTTCGGTATGAAAATCAATTCAAAAATAAACCTGTTGGTCATTGGAAGTGTGATCCAGGCAGCAACAGGTTGCCTATGCCCCGAGAATGCTCTTCTCGATGCGATTGTGGGTTATATCAAGTTGCGTGAGGGAGAAGTTATTCTCATGGATACCCAGGCAGGTGTTGAGCATTTCGGGCGAGCTCTTGCGGAAGGGTTTCAAAATGCTGTTATTGTGACGGAGCCGAGTTTCAATGCCGTCCAGGTTGCACTGCATTCAGCAAAACTTTCACAGCAACTTGGAATAGAACGAATCTATCTTGCGGTCAATAAAGTTCGAGACGATGCGGACCGGGAAAAGGTGCTTCGTTTTATTGAAGGACAGAATTATTTTCAGTCAATACATTATTTACCCTTTGATGAGCAGGTGTATAAAAACGAACCGGATATTGGACCTTTGTTGGAAGGTTCCTCTCCTTATATAAGCGCAGTAAAAGGATTATTTTTGGAACTCACATCCAAAGACAAGTGAGGGAATCAAAATGAATAAAACTGTTGTTATTATTGGATCCGGGCCCTCAGGTGTTTCCGTGGTATCGAATCTCAGGAAGCAGGGATTTAAAGGTACTATTATCATGCTTTCTGCTGAAGAGGTTCCCCCCTACTCTCCTGCGGCTCTTGGAGAATATCTTATTCGGGACAATGAAGAGATCCTTTTCTGGCACGGTAGGAACTTCTGTGTCGAAAACGAAGTTGAGTGTTTTCCCGGTGAAAGGGTTATGGAGATAGAAACAGATGTAAAGCGGGTACGGACCGAGAAAGATAGAATTATTGACTATGATACTCTGGTAATTGCATCTGGAAGTTCTCTTTACATTCCACCCACAGTTCAGGGGGCTGATCGGAGAGACCTTCTAAATTTCAAGACCCTTGCAGGGGCAGACAGAATCAAGGAGATGGCACGTAAGGGCGGAGCAAGTGCTGTAATAGTCGGTGGTGGTTTTATCGGTGTCGAAATTGCCCTTTGTTTAAGCAAAATAGGTATATCTCCATCAGTTCTGAACCGACGGGGATGGATCATGCCCAGGCTCCTCGACCCGGAGACGTCCGAATATGTGCTTGAAGACCTTCGGTCTCAGGGTGTGAATCCCCTACTAAATACAGAGGCAGCAAAATTCTTTGGCGACGATCATATAATTGGGTTGGAAACGACTGACGGGAGACGGATAGATGCAGATATCTTCATTGCTGCTACAGGGGTAAAGCCGAATGTGGATTTTCTCAGTGGTAGCGGAATCGATTGCGACGAATATGGTATATCCGTTGACAGTAAACTTCGAACAAACGACAAAAATGTCTATGCCTGTGGAGATGTGGCTAAAACGATTGATCTGGTTACTGGTGAGTCCAAAAGTCATGGCCTCTACCCAGTTGCGGTAAGTCACGGACAAACGGTTGCCATGAACATTCTTGGTTATGATTTTGACTACGAAAAACAGGTAAGTATGAATTCTCTTAAGGAGTTAAGCTTCAAGATCATTGTAGTAGGGGCACTTGAAGGTGATGAAATTAAATACAAAAAGAATGGGATCCTAAGGAAAGTTTATCTGCAAGATGGAAAACTAAATGGCTTTGTGCTTGTCCGAGATATCAGCGGTGCGGGATATCTTTTGTCACTTCTGAGAAAACGAAAGCGTGTTGATACACTTGGATATTCTTTAGTCGATCCATCGTTCAGTCCCGCTTACGGTGTAACAAGTCTGGTTTAAGAGACGAAACTTCCTGAAGGCAAGACATTTGTTAACATCTTCTTCCCCGGAGCACTCATCATATCACAGCTCCGGGGAAATAAAATGAGAATATATTTTTCAATAAAGATGATTACAATGATTTTCTACCTATTCTTTGTAATGTAGCATAACTTTATTATCTTTTCTTATGTTACTCTTGTCTGATTTTCAACTATTACCATCTTCTGTTAGAAACCCCATAAGTAAATCTCTCCATTGGGTACTCTCTTAATTTGGTATGGATGAAAAAACATAAGAATATCCTAAGAGAGGAGACGTTGATATTGCCCTTTATTCTGCTACTGGTGGAGCAAAGATGTACGCAAAGGTAATTGAAAACATTAGATTAGTGGGAGTTTATGTCTGGAAGGCAGTTTATGTGGTTGCTGGAAAAGACGTCTCCGATTGGGGAGACCTCAAGGGAAAAGATGTTTATATTGATTTTAGAGGAGGGTCGCCTGACATCATTGCTCGAGCATCAATGAAAGCAGCAGGTTATGATCCTGATAAAGATTTTAATATAAAGTATTTGCCCGGAAGTGAAATAAAAAGGCTCATTCTTTCCGGGCAAGCAGATGCCGCGGTTTTTCCAGAACCCCACATTTCTCAGTTAGTCCTCGCCTCTGGTGGAAAGATGAATGTGGCGATAGATTGCCAAGAAGGATTTGTAAAGAGTATCTCCGGCTGGGAAAAAGGTGAGGAAATCCCTATAGGAGGGCTTTGGGTAGTAGTTTCGAACATCGAAGGTAAGGAGAAAGCTGTAGAAAAGTTCATTGATGCCTTTGATGAGGCTAATGATTACGCTATAAAACACCCTCAAGAAGTTGGTAATTTTACCTCCAAATGTTTTAAACAGTACTTTGGCGCTGAATTTCCTTCAAAAGCTGTTGAAGATTCTATCATGTCTGGACGTCTCAAGTTGGACTTCATAGAAGTAGAAGATGTAAAGCCGCTCATGCCTTCTTATCTTGAAAGCTTAGGGTTCCCTATTCCTGATGAAGGAATTTATTACAAAGCTGAAATATCGCTTCCAGAAGAAGATGATTCTGATGATTAGAACGAAACTTAAGTTTTTACAATGGCTTAAAAGATTATCAGGAATTATTGTCCTCCTTGGGATGTGGGAATTACTTTCTTTGTTTTTTCCCCCAATTATCGTTCCTTCGGTAGAAAGAGTTTTTTTAACGCTTAGCCAAATGGTTATTAGTGGAGAGATATGGCTCCCGCTTATTCATACGGTAAGTAGGGTGCTGATAGGTGTAAGCCTTTCTATTCTTCTAGGAGGAATACTTGGCACACTGGCGGGACTAATTAATGGCATTCATGAAGCAATTAGGCCTGTAATTGTAATCATTGAAAACATGCCTCCCGTTGTATGGGTAATTATAGCTGTTATTTGGTTTGGTTTGGGGGCTATCCCTCCAATATTTGTTATTATGTCTATCGCAGTTCCCATTATTACTATTCATCTAGATCAGGGAATCAGAGATATAGACTCTTCTCTTCGCGAAATGAGTCAGTCTTTTGGAGTAAAAACATCAACTAAGCTCCACGACCTTTATTTACCTGCTATTAGTGGGCCCTTTTTCTCAGCACTATCTGTTGGATTTGGATTAGCCTGGAGAGGAGTAGTAATGGCAGAATTCCTTGGCAGTATGTCAGGTATTGGAAATGAACTTAATTGGGCTCGATTTAATTTAGAAACGGATAAGGTATTCGCATATACTATTGTTATTGTTGTTTTAGGCCTTGCTACCGAATATTTATTAATTAAACCTTTTCAAAATAGAACAATAAAGACAGAGACCGTGAGAAGGCGAAATAAAAAATGAAGGAGAAAAGAAAAACATTGGTAAAGTTTTCCGGAGTACATAAGAGATTTGGCTCCTTGCAAGTAATTAAAGATCTAAATTTTAAAGTCCCAGAAGGAGAAGTAGTTTCTTTTATTGGTCTCTCAGGTTGTGGAAAAAGCACTACTCTGCGTATTATTGCTGGCTTAGAAGAAGTAAATAAAGGAACAGTTGAGAGAAAATTTGATAACCTTGGGTTTATTTTTCAGGAGCCAAGACTTCTTCCCTGGAAAACTGTGTTAGATAATATTTGCTTTGTTTTAAAGGATCGCATCCCGAATAAGGTTGAACGTCAGGAAATTGCCTTGCATTATTTAAATTTGATGGAGCTTACCCAATTCAAGGATTATTATCCTGCTCAGCTTAGTGGAGGGATGAAAAGCCGGGTTTCGGTTGCTCGAGCTTTAGCTATAGACCCGGACATTATCCTAATGGATGAACCCTTTTCAGATATCGACTTTCCTTTGCGTCTTGTGCTCATAGACAGTTTAAAAGACATTTTAGAGAAAGAATCAAAGACGGTTATCTATGTTACTCACGATATTAGAGATGCACTTCTCTTATCGGATAGGATCTATGTTCTTACTGCTCGACCAATGCAACTCAAGGAAGAACTGTTTATTAGCGAAGAAGTGAGAGATATAAATAACCCTAAATTTTCAGAATTAGAAAGGTATGTGATTAATCTACTGAAGGAAGAGCTAGAAATAAAAAGGTTGGATGAGATGAGAGTAGAAAGCATAGTAATAAAGTAATACAAAAAATCCATTGAAAGCAAAATTAAACAATTATTCAAATATTAGATTATGGAATGAAAATTTAATGTTTAATCTCATTTCAATGCTACTGATATTTTAAATTAAAAATCAAGGTATATCTTGTAATATATTTTATCATACGATAATAAAAAAGCAAAGTTTTGATTGACAATCGTAATTTTTTATGATATAGTATTTATAGCTATCTTATGCCTTTTTATCCTACCTATAAGGAATGGAAACTTTGTTGAAATAAACAATGGAAATCAAGTTGATGATTCACTTTTTATCCTACCTATAAGGAATGGAAACATCCCACTCCATTAAAATAATCCATGCTCTAAACTTCTCGAATATTATGAACTAAACTTACCAAAGATAATCTCGGTAAAACCAACAGAACTACCAGTAATAAAAGTATCAGACAGAAACATAGATTTTGTATTTGAATTAGAGGTCACTTCTCTTACAATTGTGTAAGGGAAGAGTACATAAACAAACTGAAAGAGGTGATACGAACGACAAAGATATGAGCCTCGTTATTTGAAGAAGGCGTGAAAAAGGTAAAATTGAAGGTGTAAAAGAAGGTGAAAGAAAAGGGAAACTTGAAGAAAAAAAAGAATTAATAATTGAGATTCTAAATCAAAGGTTTGGAAAAGATTTTGATAAAAGACTAGAAGAAAAGATCAAAATACAAAT
This genomic stretch from Petrotoga mexicana DSM 14811 harbors:
- a CDS encoding ABC transporter substrate-binding protein, with protein sequence MYAKVIENIRLVGVYVWKAVYVVAGKDVSDWGDLKGKDVYIDFRGGSPDIIARASMKAAGYDPDKDFNIKYLPGSEIKRLILSGQADAAVFPEPHISQLVLASGGKMNVAIDCQEGFVKSISGWEKGEEIPIGGLWVVVSNIEGKEKAVEKFIDAFDEANDYAIKHPQEVGNFTSKCFKQYFGAEFPSKAVEDSIMSGRLKLDFIEVEDVKPLMPSYLESLGFPIPDEGIYYKAEISLPEEDDSDD
- a CDS encoding NAD(P)/FAD-dependent oxidoreductase gives rise to the protein MNKTVVIIGSGPSGVSVVSNLRKQGFKGTIIMLSAEEVPPYSPAALGEYLIRDNEEILFWHGRNFCVENEVECFPGERVMEIETDVKRVRTEKDRIIDYDTLVIASGSSLYIPPTVQGADRRDLLNFKTLAGADRIKEMARKGGASAVIVGGGFIGVEIALCLSKIGISPSVLNRRGWIMPRLLDPETSEYVLEDLRSQGVNPLLNTEAAKFFGDDHIIGLETTDGRRIDADIFIAATGVKPNVDFLSGSGIDCDEYGISVDSKLRTNDKNVYACGDVAKTIDLVTGESKSHGLYPVAVSHGQTVAMNILGYDFDYEKQVSMNSLKELSFKIIVVGALEGDEIKYKKNGILRKVYLQDGKLNGFVLVRDISGAGYLLSLLRKRKRVDTLGYSLVDPSFSPAYGVTSLV
- the crcB gene encoding fluoride efflux transporter CrcB; translation: MVEIFFVGLGGFFGAISRFLLSRWVSLKLEGVLPYGTLIVNLLGSFLLGFIMTFFLEKGLTHPYLRLAITTGFIGALTTFSTFSYETVVLIEERDWFFAGMNILSNLLLGLVSVMGGIILAKAIS
- a CDS encoding DUF190 domain-containing protein, which translates into the protein MQYSGEGKILKIYIGETDKWNHEPLYHVLVKKFKKAGMAGTTVIRGIEGFGLNSRIESAHILQLSSDLPLIIEVVDEAEKIEKILPEVQELVKDGLITVEDVKVISYSSSKKVDKE
- a CDS encoding ABC transporter permease: MIRTKLKFLQWLKRLSGIIVLLGMWELLSLFFPPIIVPSVERVFLTLSQMVISGEIWLPLIHTVSRVLIGVSLSILLGGILGTLAGLINGIHEAIRPVIVIIENMPPVVWVIIAVIWFGLGAIPPIFVIMSIAVPIITIHLDQGIRDIDSSLREMSQSFGVKTSTKLHDLYLPAISGPFFSALSVGFGLAWRGVVMAEFLGSMSGIGNELNWARFNLETDKVFAYTIVIVVLGLATEYLLIKPFQNRTIKTETVRRRNKK
- the cooS gene encoding anaerobic carbon-monoxide dehydrogenase catalytic subunit — protein: MDKSLIKLKVEERTIDESAKPLLERTLEEGIETAWDRLEKQQPQCGFGQLGLCCNRCSMGPCRIDPFEKDGPKRGVCGADADLIVARNLLDDLVTGAAAHSDHGREVVETLLMTAEGKSQGYEILDKEKLYTVAKEIGITTEGRNDTDIAKDIALSFLEEYGTIKNSIDLSKRAPEPTQDKWAKAGILPRSVDREIVEAMHRIHMGVGADYANILLHGLRASLSDGWGGSMMATEVSDILFGTPEIKESWVNLGTLKEDMVNIVLHGHNPVLSEMVVKAVKEQEMVDLAKQKGAKGINLVGMCCTGNELLMRRGIPIAGNLLNQELALATGAVDVMIIDYQCIFPSITQVASCFHTKIVSTSEKSKVPGAVHMEFHPETAYDTAKNIVKLAIETYEQRNPDRVKIPAKPVKMMAGFSVEAIKKALGGTFQPLIDAIANGSIKGAVGMVGCNNPKIKQDYGHVTLGKELIKRNILVVETGCAAIASGKAGLLLPEAADLAGDGLKSVCHALGIPPVLHMGSCVDCSRILVLAAELAKALNVGIDQLPLAGAAPEWYSQKAVSIASYFVASGVYTVLGLPPKIFGSKNVIDLLTSGLNDVVGATYAVEPGPVAAADLIEKHIDSKRKDLGI
- a CDS encoding 4Fe-4S dicluster domain-containing protein; translated protein: MKNVFIDLEKCIGCRHCEVACAIEHSSGKELFSMYFEVPRPQPRISVKLGVDLMTFPNKCQHCDPAPCMEVCPVNAIFRDVKTDTVQVQEERCISCGMCAMVCPYGAIQYQVRPNLPNEVAYKCDSCISRLENGKEPACVEACVTNALVFGEYNEIIAEKQRGISLNLTREIQGYKEEEMPENIKAFRALQRKVAQLGPLPSSQNKINVNEKIKGASKRWISH
- a CDS encoding ABC transporter ATP-binding protein; amino-acid sequence: MKEKRKTLVKFSGVHKRFGSLQVIKDLNFKVPEGEVVSFIGLSGCGKSTTLRIIAGLEEVNKGTVERKFDNLGFIFQEPRLLPWKTVLDNICFVLKDRIPNKVERQEIALHYLNLMELTQFKDYYPAQLSGGMKSRVSVARALAIDPDIILMDEPFSDIDFPLRLVLIDSLKDILEKESKTVIYVTHDIRDALLLSDRIYVLTARPMQLKEELFISEEVRDINNPKFSELERYVINLLKEELEIKRLDEMRVESIVIK
- a CDS encoding AAA family ATPase — translated: MSASSEERRKQLFEVANELKKKSLEKNHDFRVVITGKGGAGKTTLTAVLSHLFAQHKYNVLAVDEDPQQNLAFSLGFPIEKADQIVPVSKNLDYIEEKTGARPGEGWGVMLNLNPDVSDVVKRFGMKINSKINLLVIGSVIQAATGCLCPENALLDAIVGYIKLREGEVILMDTQAGVEHFGRALAEGFQNAVIVTEPSFNAVQVALHSAKLSQQLGIERIYLAVNKVRDDADREKVLRFIEGQNYFQSIHYLPFDEQVYKNEPDIGPLLEGSSPYISAVKGLFLELTSKDK